A single genomic interval of Stieleria maiorica harbors:
- a CDS encoding lysophospholipid acyltransferase family protein — translation MTDVLRHLYFLLIVRPVILVVIGLNVRRSNLLPDQGPAVVVANHNSHLDTMVLMTLFGMRRLKDVHPVAAADHFLRNRLMAWFSTKIIGIIPLEREIKGVRRDPLAGICQALDEGKILILFPEGSRGAPEIREAFKTGIAHIAKRHPEVPFTPVFMHGLGRSLPKGEGILVPFFCDVFIGQAIGWTGKKDSFMQAIADAMSALEAEKEIPRWETS, via the coding sequence ATGACGGACGTCTTGCGGCACCTATACTTTCTGTTGATCGTGCGTCCGGTGATCCTGGTCGTGATCGGTTTGAACGTGCGGAGGTCGAACCTGTTACCGGACCAGGGTCCCGCGGTGGTCGTCGCCAACCACAACAGTCACTTGGACACGATGGTGTTGATGACACTGTTCGGGATGCGGCGATTGAAAGACGTGCATCCGGTGGCGGCGGCCGATCACTTTTTGCGGAACCGTCTGATGGCTTGGTTTTCGACCAAAATCATCGGCATCATTCCACTGGAACGCGAAATCAAGGGCGTCCGTCGCGACCCGCTGGCCGGGATTTGTCAGGCGCTCGATGAGGGCAAGATCCTGATCCTGTTTCCCGAAGGCAGTCGCGGGGCGCCGGAGATTCGCGAAGCGTTCAAGACGGGGATCGCCCACATCGCCAAACGGCATCCCGAAGTGCCATTCACGCCCGTCTTCATGCACGGTCTGGGGCGGTCATTGCCCAAGGGCGAAGGGATCTTGGTGCCGTTTTTCTGTGACGTGTTCATCGGCCAGGCGATCGGTTGGACCGGGAAGAAAGACTCCTTCATGCAAGCGATCGCTGACGCAATGAGTGCATTGGAAGCGGAAAAGGAAATCCCGCGTTGGGAAACGTCATGA
- a CDS encoding SDR family NAD(P)-dependent oxidoreductase: MSESRPVALVTGSATGVGRACVLQFARRGYDVVVNYSRSESEALQTASDAKALGAKVLVEGCDVSDDARVRKMVLKVGETFGRLDVLVNNAATTSFIEHGDLEGLTEAMWDRMLAVNLKGVFFVTRAAADLLRHGGSGSVVNVSSVAGITGSGSSIAYCASKAGLNTMTKSLARVLSPEVRVNAVCPGPIDSRWIKEGNPKWDLDAMVAGYPIPKASQPDDIADAVLFFATGTSMATGQILSVDGGQTLL; the protein is encoded by the coding sequence ATGTCTGAATCACGCCCCGTTGCGCTCGTGACCGGTTCGGCGACCGGCGTCGGCCGCGCCTGTGTCCTGCAGTTCGCCCGCCGCGGCTACGACGTCGTTGTCAATTACTCGCGCAGCGAAAGTGAGGCGTTGCAGACCGCATCCGATGCCAAGGCGTTGGGAGCCAAGGTTCTGGTGGAAGGCTGTGACGTGTCCGACGATGCGCGTGTCCGCAAAATGGTGCTGAAGGTCGGAGAAACCTTCGGGCGGTTGGACGTCTTGGTCAATAACGCCGCGACGACGTCGTTCATCGAGCACGGCGACTTGGAAGGGCTGACCGAAGCGATGTGGGATCGGATGCTGGCGGTGAACCTGAAGGGCGTGTTCTTCGTCACGCGGGCGGCGGCCGATCTGTTGCGACACGGCGGATCGGGCAGCGTTGTCAACGTCAGCTCGGTCGCGGGGATCACCGGCAGCGGTTCGTCGATCGCCTACTGCGCGAGCAAAGCGGGCTTGAACACGATGACCAAATCGCTCGCCCGTGTCCTATCGCCCGAAGTTCGCGTCAACGCGGTTTGTCCCGGCCCGATCGACAGCCGCTGGATCAAGGAGGGCAATCCCAAGTGGGATTTGGACGCGATGGTCGCCGGTTATCCGATCCCCAAGGCCTCTCAGCCGGACGACATCGCTGACGCGGTGCTGTTCTTTGCCACCGGGACGTCGATGGCCACGGGGCAGATCTTAAGCGTCGACGGCGGTCAAACGCTGTTGTAG
- a CDS encoding xanthine dehydrogenase family protein molybdopterin-binding subunit — MNAPTKARKGISRRSFLAAASAGSLVLMAKVTHGQDVVVVGATKANLESFDPDLFVSIAPDGTVSILAHRSEMGTGIRTSLPRIVADELEADWARVEIVQAIGDKRLGDQNTDGSNSIRFFFDRMRIAGATARTMLERAAAQQWGVAADQCHGDNHRVVHSDSDRAIGYGELVSIAKTLDVPAADELKLKPASKFRYIGKDAPITDMDAILTGKAIYGIDARMENQLYAVIARPPVVGAAVKSYDAADAMEILGVVDVVEIPKFDGAPLFQPLGGIAVCAESTWAAWQGRDALEIEWDEGPNASYDTDQFAKTLAESANRPGKAVRNHGDAGKVIAESDNVHRADYTVPHLSHAPMETPCAVADVKTEGDKVVSCIVTAATQNPQAVQQAVGPAMGMKPEDVIVNVTLLGSGFGRKSKPDYCVEAAMLSRKLGRPVHVTWTREDDIHNDYFHTMSHLHLEAAVDEKGNPTAWLARAAYPTIGSTFNPSAKEPAGFEVEMGLTDCPYQIPNLRVEVGQAVAHTRIGWLRSVAHIQQNFAVGSFADELAHHAGRDPYQYLLELLGEDRHLDLEAAGLSNRGASATDYPYDIARLKAVTRRVAELADWQRGKDLPKGRGLGIACCRAFLGYTAHVIEVDISEDGKLRIPKVWVSLDAGLIVSPDRVRAQVEGAAVMATTQARYGKITFKNGRAQQGNYDDYPMVTMSDAPREIIVDVVDSQAAPAGVGETTVPSFAPALCNAIFAATGKRIRDLPLRDHDLSWS, encoded by the coding sequence ATGAACGCTCCCACCAAAGCTCGCAAGGGCATTTCGCGTCGCAGTTTCCTTGCCGCTGCTTCGGCCGGGTCGTTGGTCCTGATGGCCAAGGTCACCCACGGCCAAGACGTGGTCGTGGTCGGCGCCACCAAAGCGAACCTCGAATCGTTTGATCCCGACTTGTTCGTCTCCATCGCGCCCGACGGAACGGTCTCGATCCTGGCCCACCGCAGCGAAATGGGGACCGGAATCCGGACCAGTTTGCCTCGCATCGTCGCCGACGAATTGGAAGCCGACTGGGCGCGAGTTGAGATCGTCCAGGCGATCGGCGACAAACGACTCGGCGACCAAAACACCGACGGGTCCAACAGCATCCGATTCTTTTTCGACCGGATGCGAATCGCCGGCGCGACGGCGCGGACGATGTTGGAACGCGCCGCGGCACAGCAATGGGGCGTTGCCGCCGACCAGTGCCATGGCGACAACCACCGCGTCGTTCACTCCGACAGCGACCGCGCGATCGGATACGGAGAGTTGGTTTCGATCGCCAAGACACTGGACGTTCCCGCGGCCGATGAACTGAAACTGAAACCGGCCTCGAAATTCCGCTACATCGGCAAAGACGCGCCGATCACGGACATGGACGCGATTCTGACGGGCAAGGCGATCTATGGGATCGATGCCCGGATGGAGAACCAACTGTATGCCGTCATCGCCCGACCACCGGTGGTCGGTGCCGCGGTGAAGTCGTACGACGCGGCCGACGCGATGGAAATTCTCGGCGTCGTGGACGTGGTGGAGATCCCCAAGTTCGACGGTGCTCCGCTGTTTCAGCCGCTCGGCGGCATCGCCGTTTGCGCCGAGAGCACCTGGGCAGCCTGGCAGGGACGCGATGCGCTTGAAATCGAGTGGGACGAGGGGCCAAATGCGAGCTACGATACCGACCAGTTTGCCAAGACGCTTGCCGAATCGGCCAATCGACCCGGCAAAGCGGTCCGCAACCACGGCGACGCGGGCAAGGTGATTGCTGAAAGTGACAACGTGCATCGCGCCGACTACACCGTGCCGCACTTGTCACACGCTCCGATGGAGACACCGTGTGCGGTCGCGGATGTGAAGACCGAAGGCGACAAAGTCGTCTCGTGCATCGTCACGGCGGCCACCCAGAACCCCCAAGCGGTTCAGCAAGCCGTCGGGCCGGCCATGGGCATGAAACCGGAAGACGTGATCGTCAACGTCACACTGCTCGGTTCCGGGTTCGGCCGCAAAAGCAAACCGGATTATTGCGTCGAAGCGGCAATGTTGTCTCGCAAGCTCGGCCGCCCCGTGCACGTCACGTGGACGCGTGAAGACGATATTCACAACGATTATTTCCACACGATGTCGCATCTGCATCTGGAAGCCGCCGTAGACGAGAAAGGCAATCCGACCGCGTGGTTGGCCCGTGCGGCCTATCCGACCATCGGTTCGACGTTCAACCCATCGGCCAAGGAACCGGCCGGGTTCGAAGTCGAGATGGGGCTGACCGATTGCCCGTACCAGATCCCTAACTTGCGCGTGGAAGTCGGCCAAGCAGTCGCGCACACGCGGATCGGTTGGCTGCGTTCGGTCGCGCACATCCAGCAAAACTTTGCGGTCGGGTCGTTCGCCGACGAACTGGCTCATCACGCCGGCCGCGATCCGTATCAGTACTTGCTGGAGTTGTTGGGCGAAGATCGTCATTTGGATCTGGAGGCCGCCGGGTTGTCCAACCGCGGTGCTTCGGCGACGGACTATCCCTACGACATCGCACGGCTGAAAGCGGTCACGCGTCGCGTCGCGGAACTTGCCGATTGGCAACGAGGAAAGGACTTGCCCAAGGGGCGGGGGCTGGGGATCGCATGCTGCCGCGCGTTTTTGGGTTACACCGCCCATGTCATCGAAGTCGACATTTCCGAAGACGGGAAACTGCGGATCCCCAAGGTCTGGGTTTCGCTGGACGCGGGGCTGATCGTCAGCCCTGATCGCGTGCGGGCGCAGGTCGAAGGCGCGGCGGTCATGGCCACGACCCAAGCACGTTACGGGAAGATCACGTTCAAGAACGGACGGGCACAGCAAGGCAATTACGATGATTACCCGATGGTCACGATGAGCGACGCGCCGCGTGAAATCATTGTCGATGTGGTCGACAGCCAAGCCGCACCGGCAGGTGTCGGCGAAACGACCGTTCCATCATTCGCCCCGGCGCTCTGCAACGCGATCTTTGCCGCGACAGGAAAACGGATCCGCGATCTGCCGCTCCGCGACCACGACCTGTCGTGGAGCTGA
- a CDS encoding CDP-alcohol phosphatidyltransferase family protein → MNEIEGRRPLKTRDWRIFQQVAAWLAQTAVTPNMISVSSIGFAVAAGLALAGTSVAQSSGMLAGLYFSAAVCMQLRLVANLLDGMVAVEGGKGSPAGALYNEVPDRVSDAAILIGAGYSLASRPELGLMAAVVAVFVAYVRAIGSSVGAGEVFAGPMAKPQRMALMTLGSVLCCFVSLSGSGLSGRWQSHIMGTVLGLIIVGGAITAVRRLRFISETLHIALRSDSAAGSETSAVEDSEGE, encoded by the coding sequence ATGAACGAAATCGAGGGAAGACGTCCGTTGAAGACGCGTGATTGGCGAATCTTTCAACAGGTGGCGGCGTGGCTGGCCCAGACGGCGGTGACGCCGAACATGATCAGCGTGTCCAGTATCGGTTTCGCAGTCGCCGCCGGGCTGGCACTGGCCGGTACGTCGGTCGCTCAGTCGTCCGGCATGTTGGCGGGGCTGTACTTCAGTGCCGCCGTCTGCATGCAGTTGCGGTTGGTCGCCAATCTGCTTGACGGCATGGTGGCCGTCGAGGGCGGAAAAGGCTCTCCGGCCGGCGCGTTGTACAACGAGGTCCCGGACCGCGTTTCCGATGCCGCGATTCTGATCGGCGCGGGTTATTCGTTGGCTTCACGCCCGGAATTGGGGCTGATGGCAGCCGTGGTCGCCGTGTTTGTTGCGTACGTCCGCGCGATCGGTTCGAGCGTCGGTGCGGGGGAAGTCTTTGCCGGCCCGATGGCCAAACCACAGCGAATGGCATTGATGACGCTGGGAAGTGTCTTGTGTTGCTTCGTTTCGCTGTCCGGTAGCGGCCTCTCGGGACGCTGGCAATCGCACATCATGGGAACGGTGCTGGGATTGATCATCGTCGGCGGCGCAATCACGGCCGTCCGCCGCCTGCGATTCATCTCGGAAACCTTGCACATCGCGCTGCGAAGCGATTCGGCGGCCGGCTCCGAGACGTCCGCCGTCGAGGATTCCGAGGGAGAATAA
- the cls gene encoding cardiolipin synthase: protein MPDLSLTNLSLVGATVFVFVVLGILSAVQAVISTRTSQGAVAWAITLVTWPFFAVPAYWIFGRNKFQGYVNLRRDRTSDAIDNLDQVRERMTPYIVDLGSRFGEARALEQLARMRFTRNNNTRLLVNGQATFDAIFAEIDAATTYILVQFFIIHDDSLGRQLKDRLIAKAKQGLSVYLLYDDIGSSGIPKAFVNELTAAGVRVTGMRTTRGWRNRFQINFRNHRKIVVVDGRIAFVGGHNVGDEYIGKHPRLSPWRDTHISISGPAVLATQMAFVEDWYWATESMPTVSWEPQPSDEDDKMVFVLPSGPADDYETCGLFFTHAINSADERIWIATPYFVPDEGVITALQLAALRGVDVRVLIPGIPDKPWIKLAAMSYVRQVIEAGVKVYEYGDGFLHQKVLLVDGYASAIGTANFDNRSFRLNFEITVLTIDDDFTSEVEQMLLTDFENSTEITAQQLADRRWWSVAGSQIARLFAPIL from the coding sequence ATGCCTGATCTCTCCCTGACCAACCTGTCGCTCGTCGGTGCCACCGTCTTTGTTTTTGTGGTCCTCGGTATCCTGTCGGCCGTTCAGGCGGTGATCTCGACGCGGACGTCCCAAGGGGCCGTCGCTTGGGCGATCACGTTGGTCACTTGGCCGTTTTTTGCCGTCCCCGCCTACTGGATTTTCGGCCGCAACAAATTCCAAGGGTATGTCAACCTGCGGCGGGACCGCACCAGCGATGCGATCGACAATTTGGATCAGGTTCGCGAAAGGATGACGCCCTACATCGTCGACTTGGGATCGCGATTCGGCGAGGCACGGGCGCTCGAGCAACTCGCCCGGATGCGGTTCACCAGGAACAACAACACGCGTCTGTTGGTCAACGGCCAAGCCACCTTCGATGCGATCTTTGCGGAAATCGACGCGGCCACGACCTACATCTTGGTCCAGTTTTTCATCATCCATGACGACTCGTTGGGACGACAGCTCAAGGACCGGTTGATCGCAAAAGCAAAGCAGGGCCTGTCCGTCTATCTGCTTTACGACGACATCGGGTCCAGCGGCATCCCCAAAGCCTTCGTCAACGAACTGACCGCCGCCGGTGTACGTGTCACGGGGATGCGAACGACACGGGGATGGCGAAATCGATTTCAAATCAATTTCCGCAACCACCGCAAGATCGTCGTGGTCGACGGCCGGATCGCGTTTGTCGGCGGGCACAACGTCGGTGATGAATACATCGGCAAACACCCCCGATTGTCCCCCTGGCGCGACACCCACATCTCGATCAGCGGCCCGGCCGTGCTGGCGACGCAAATGGCGTTCGTCGAAGACTGGTACTGGGCGACCGAGTCGATGCCCACCGTCTCATGGGAACCGCAACCGTCGGACGAGGACGACAAAATGGTCTTTGTGCTGCCCAGCGGCCCGGCCGATGACTATGAAACCTGCGGGCTGTTCTTTACGCACGCGATCAATTCGGCGGACGAACGCATTTGGATCGCCACGCCCTACTTCGTCCCCGACGAAGGCGTGATCACGGCGTTGCAATTGGCGGCGCTGCGGGGCGTCGATGTCCGTGTTCTGATCCCGGGAATCCCCGACAAACCGTGGATCAAGTTGGCCGCCATGTCCTACGTCCGCCAGGTCATCGAAGCCGGCGTCAAGGTGTACGAATACGGCGACGGTTTCCTGCACCAGAAAGTTCTGCTGGTCGACGGATACGCCTCGGCGATCGGAACCGCGAATTTTGACAACCGGTCGTTCCGATTGAACTTTGAAATCACCGTACTGACGATCGACGACGATTTCACCAGCGAAGTCGAACAGATGCTGCTTACCGACTTCGAAAACTCGACGGAAATCACCGCCCAGCAACTCGCCGACCGACGTTGGTGGTCGGTCGCGGGCTCTCAAATCGCCCGCCTGTTCGCCCCGATCCTCTGA
- a CDS encoding phosphatidate cytidylyltransferase yields the protein MFSHLSTEIHLTFAAIAALLLLANAILVLRRRSVPDRDDTELSLRVRTWWIIVASFAAVLAVSRTTAVVFFAFTSFLAFKEFLSLIPTRRADHRVLFWAYLAIPLQYLWVGTAWFGMFIIFIPVYMFIWLPTRMVLIGETKGFLRAIGTVQWGLMTTVFSLSHAAMLLFIQPGGSARVAAVWADESAKASGGAALLVFLVLLTQFNDVAQFCWGKTVGKRKVIPKVSPGKTVGGLIGGVASTVALAGLVGPWLTFLDLPRSLIAGLIIGVSGFAGDVSISALKRDLGVKDSGSTLPGHGGVLDRVDSLTYTAPLFFHFIYYCYG from the coding sequence TTGTTCAGTCACCTCTCGACGGAGATCCACCTGACGTTCGCGGCGATCGCCGCATTATTGCTGCTGGCCAACGCGATTCTGGTCTTGCGTCGACGCTCGGTTCCCGACCGGGACGACACCGAATTGTCACTTCGCGTTCGGACGTGGTGGATCATCGTCGCAAGCTTTGCGGCGGTGCTGGCTGTTTCGCGGACCACGGCGGTTGTGTTCTTTGCCTTCACCAGCTTTCTCGCCTTCAAGGAATTCCTGTCGCTGATCCCGACGCGGCGGGCCGATCACCGCGTCCTGTTCTGGGCGTACTTGGCGATCCCGTTGCAATACCTCTGGGTGGGAACCGCTTGGTTCGGGATGTTTATCATTTTTATTCCCGTGTACATGTTCATCTGGCTGCCGACCCGGATGGTGTTGATCGGCGAGACGAAAGGGTTTCTGCGTGCGATCGGGACGGTCCAATGGGGATTGATGACCACGGTCTTCAGCCTCTCGCACGCCGCGATGCTGCTGTTCATTCAGCCTGGTGGGTCGGCACGCGTCGCGGCGGTCTGGGCGGATGAATCGGCGAAAGCATCTGGCGGCGCGGCGTTGTTGGTGTTTCTGGTCCTGTTGACGCAGTTCAACGACGTGGCGCAGTTCTGTTGGGGAAAAACGGTCGGAAAACGCAAGGTGATCCCGAAAGTCAGCCCGGGGAAAACGGTCGGCGGACTGATCGGCGGTGTCGCGTCCACGGTCGCATTGGCGGGATTGGTCGGTCCCTGGTTGACGTTTCTCGATTTGCCACGATCGCTGATCGCCGGTCTGATCATCGGCGTTTCCGGGTTCGCCGGCGATGTTTCCATCTCTGCCCTCAAGCGTGATTTAGGCGTCAAGGATTCCGGCAGCACGCTGCCCGGCCACGGCGGTGTCTTGGATCGTGTCGACAGTTTGACGTACACCGCACCGTTGTTCTTTCACTTCATCTACTACTGCTACGGTTGA